From a region of the Butyrivibrio sp. AE3004 genome:
- the rnpM gene encoding RNase P modulator RnpM yields MEKKKPMRKCVGCGESKEKSLLIRVIRDTSGEIHLDPSGRANGRGAYVCRDIKCLEKAIKRKGLERSLKVSIPEETLEQLKKELEVNG; encoded by the coding sequence ATGGAGAAAAAGAAACCTATGCGAAAATGTGTCGGCTGCGGAGAAAGCAAGGAAAAATCCCTGCTCATCCGCGTGATCCGCGACACTTCCGGAGAAATCCACTTAGATCCCTCCGGAAGAGCAAACGGAAGAGGCGCATACGTATGCAGGGATATCAAATGCCTGGAAAAGGCAATAAAAAGAAAGGGCCTGGAAAGGTCACTGAAAGTAAGCATTCCCGAGGAAACTCTGGAGCAATTGAAAAAGGAGCTTGAGGTAAATGGATGA
- the rbfA gene encoding 30S ribosome-binding factor RbfA, with protein sequence MRKNSIKNIRINGEVMKVISEAIRYSKDPRISPMTSVMDVEVAPDLKTCKVWVSVMGDDEDRMRTEEGLKSAAGYIRSTVAKELNMRNTPELRFIMDDSIEYAINMSKKIDEVAAKDAAAKAARGEIEEEPTEEPSEE encoded by the coding sequence ATGAGAAAAAACAGTATAAAAAATATCCGCATAAACGGCGAAGTAATGAAGGTTATATCTGAAGCAATCAGATATAGTAAGGACCCCAGAATCAGCCCCATGACATCCGTTATGGATGTCGAGGTCGCTCCCGATCTTAAAACCTGTAAGGTGTGGGTATCTGTAATGGGCGATGACGAAGACAGAATGCGCACCGAAGAAGGCCTTAAATCGGCTGCAGGGTATATCAGAAGCACTGTTGCCAAAGAACTTAATATGCGTAACACACCTGAGCTCAGATTCATCATGGACGACTCCATTGAGTACGCTATCAACATGTCCAAAAAGATTGATGAAGTCGCAGCTAAGGATGCCGCAGCAAAGGCAGCAAGAGGCGAAATCGAAGAAGAACCCACAGAGGAACCTTCAGAAGAATAA
- the rpsO gene encoding 30S ribosomal protein S15 — protein sequence MITKEKKTEVINQYARSAGDTGSPEVQVAILTTRIKELNEHLNTHPKDHHSRRGLLKMVGRRRALLAYLKKKDLEKYRKLIADLGLRK from the coding sequence ATGATAACAAAGGAAAAGAAAACAGAAGTCATCAATCAGTACGCTAGAAGCGCCGGCGATACAGGTTCACCGGAGGTTCAGGTAGCTATCCTTACAACTCGTATCAAGGAGCTCAACGAGCACCTCAACACACATCCGAAGGATCACCACTCCAGAAGAGGTCTTCTTAAGATGGTAGGTAGAAGACGTGCTCTTCTTGCATACCTTAAGAAAAAGGACCTTGAGAAGTATCGTAAGCTTATTGCTGATCTTGGACTCAGAAAGTAA
- the truB gene encoding tRNA pseudouridine(55) synthase TruB produces the protein MSYNGLINVYKEAGYTSSDVVARLRGILKMKKIGHTGTLDPDAVGVLVVCVGNGTKLCEMLTDHDKEYIAVCRLGVTTDTQDMSGHILSEKEVNVTSQKLHETIKRFVGEYDQIPPMYSAIKVGGKKLYELARQGKEVERKPRRIRIEAITVLDESHLQDEHIFTMEVKCSKGTYIRTLCHDIGEALGCGAAMEHLTRTAVGSFHLETAHTLDQIEQLRDEGRVDDIVAPTESLFKDLDYCIVKDDFRRMLENGNSFKIENLLSEAPEDEQDFVEPEKLYADGTRVRVYSEDGTFFGIYKCDERTGQFRVEKFFYV, from the coding sequence TTGAGTTATAACGGACTGATTAATGTTTACAAGGAGGCAGGCTATACATCCAGCGATGTTGTAGCTCGCCTCCGTGGCATTTTAAAAATGAAAAAGATCGGACATACAGGGACTCTGGATCCGGATGCGGTCGGAGTCCTTGTTGTTTGTGTTGGCAACGGGACAAAACTGTGTGAAATGCTTACGGATCACGACAAGGAATACATAGCAGTATGCAGACTTGGAGTGACAACAGACACTCAGGATATGTCCGGCCATATTCTCTCGGAAAAAGAAGTAAATGTGACTTCCCAAAAGCTTCACGAAACAATAAAGCGATTTGTAGGTGAATATGACCAGATCCCGCCCATGTATTCCGCTATCAAAGTCGGCGGAAAAAAACTCTACGAACTTGCAAGACAGGGTAAGGAAGTTGAGCGTAAGCCAAGACGTATAAGGATTGAAGCCATTACGGTTCTTGACGAATCACACTTACAGGACGAGCATATCTTTACCATGGAAGTAAAGTGCTCCAAGGGCACTTATATAAGAACCCTCTGCCATGATATAGGAGAGGCGCTTGGCTGCGGTGCAGCGATGGAGCATCTTACCAGAACGGCTGTAGGGAGCTTCCACCTTGAAACCGCCCATACCCTTGATCAGATAGAGCAGCTTCGTGATGAAGGCAGGGTAGATGATATAGTTGCGCCTACAGAGAGCCTCTTTAAGGACCTTGACTATTGCATAGTAAAGGACGACTTCAGAAGAATGCTTGAAAACGGAAACAGCTTTAAAATAGAAAATCTGTTAAGTGAAGCACCGGAGGATGAGCAGGACTTTGTGGAGCCTGAAAAACTATACGCTGACGGAACAAGAGTCAGAGTATATTCCGAGGACGGTACCTTCTTCGGAATATACAAATGCGACGAAAGAACAGGCCAGTTCAGAGTCGAGAAATTCTTTTATGTTTGA
- the ribF gene encoding bifunctional riboflavin kinase/FMN adenylyltransferase produces MRIISGEKQFHIEDKTAVAIGKFDGVHMGHQKLLKHILDKKEQGMKATIFTFDPPPAVFFAQMASGNNKVSHNPDNNNKGKNNTDRHEKMLTQLLTRDEKRRKFEKLGIDILVEFPMNAETAHTMPEDFVRKILHDQMNAAYIAAGDDLSYGYKGKGNFELLNKLAPELGYRTHAIKKLQMFGRNVSSSFIKEEITQAEMERASELLGETYYIGGIVEHGKRLGRTIGFPTVNLLPPDEKCLPPFGVYFSEVRIDGKSHQGMTNIGCRPTVSNSGQISVETYIYDFNEDIYGKYLEIALLTFHRKEQKFSDVDRLKKQLELDLEAGRNFFDYER; encoded by the coding sequence ATGCGGATAATATCCGGAGAAAAACAATTTCATATAGAGGATAAGACCGCAGTTGCCATAGGCAAATTTGATGGCGTGCATATGGGGCATCAAAAGCTCCTAAAGCATATCCTTGATAAAAAGGAACAGGGGATGAAGGCAACAATCTTTACCTTCGACCCGCCGCCTGCGGTGTTCTTTGCTCAAATGGCTAGTGGAAATAATAAAGTCAGTCATAATCCTGATAATAACAATAAGGGCAAAAACAATACTGACAGACATGAGAAGATGCTCACCCAGCTTCTTACAAGAGATGAAAAACGTCGCAAATTTGAAAAGCTCGGTATAGATATTCTCGTTGAATTCCCAATGAATGCGGAAACCGCACATACCATGCCTGAAGATTTTGTAAGAAAAATACTGCATGATCAGATGAATGCGGCATACATAGCAGCAGGAGATGACCTTTCCTACGGTTATAAGGGCAAGGGGAATTTCGAACTCTTAAATAAACTTGCACCGGAACTCGGATACAGAACCCATGCGATAAAAAAGCTTCAGATGTTCGGAAGAAATGTAAGCTCCAGCTTTATAAAAGAAGAGATAACACAGGCAGAGATGGAACGTGCATCAGAGCTTCTTGGTGAAACTTACTATATAGGCGGTATCGTCGAACATGGGAAGAGACTTGGCAGGACCATAGGATTTCCTACGGTAAATCTCCTTCCTCCCGATGAGAAATGCTTACCACCCTTCGGTGTATATTTCTCAGAGGTCAGGATCGACGGAAAAAGCCATCAGGGTATGACAAACATAGGCTGCAGACCCACAGTATCAAATAGCGGACAGATAAGCGTTGAAACCTATATATATGATTTCAATGAAGATATATACGGAAAATATCTGGAGATCGCTCTTTTGACCTTCCATAGAAAAGAGCAGAAATTTTCAGACGTTGACAGGCTAAAGAAACAGCTTGAGCTTGACCTTGAGGCCGGGAGAAACTTCTTTGATTATGAACGATGA
- a CDS encoding L7Ae/L30e/S12e/Gadd45 family ribosomal protein encodes MDDNKIYSLLGLCQKAGKLVSGEFAVENAIKSGKACMVIVSKDASDNTGKKFRDKCDYYSVPFYMFGEKENLGHAIGKEVRTSIAITDDGFAKSFQKNLRVDEQYGGNANVEN; translated from the coding sequence ATGGATGATAATAAGATTTACTCTCTGCTCGGCTTATGTCAAAAGGCAGGGAAACTGGTGAGCGGTGAGTTTGCAGTGGAAAATGCCATAAAAAGCGGAAAAGCCTGTATGGTTATTGTCAGTAAAGATGCCTCTGATAATACAGGCAAAAAATTCCGGGATAAATGTGATTATTATAGTGTGCCGTTTTACATGTTTGGGGAAAAAGAAAATTTAGGACATGCGATCGGCAAGGAAGTTCGAACGAGTATTGCGATCACGGACGACGGATTTGCAAAAAGCTTTCAGAAGAACTTACGTGTAGATGAACAGTACGGAGGAAATGCGAATGTCGAAAATTAA
- a CDS encoding polyribonucleotide nucleotidyltransferase, giving the protein MKTFSTELAGRTLTVEIGKVGKQANGCAFMKYGDTTVLCTATASDKPRDGIDFFPLSVEYSEKFYSIGKFPGGFNKREGKPSENAILTSRVIDRPMRPLFPKDYRNDVTIETMVMSVDTQCRPELVAMLGASVSVSVSDIPFDGPCAMTQVGLIDGEFVINPSQEQWDNGDMRLTVASVGQKVIMIEAGCNEVPEDKMKEAIYLAHDVNLKLIEFIKGIVAEVGKPKHSYDSCAVPQELFDAIKEVVPQEEMENAVFTDEKQKREANIADITARLEEKFADNEEWLSILGEAIYQYEKKTVRKMILKDHKRPDGRALDQIRPLSAEIDLIPRVHGSAMFTRGQTQICDVTTLAPLSEMQKVEGLDPYVTGKRYIHQYNFPAYSVGETKVSRGPGRREIGHGALAERALLPVLPSEEEFPYAIRCVSETFESNGSTSMASTCASCMSLMAAGVPIKKMVAGISCGLVTGDTDDDFVVLTDIQGLEDFFGDMDFKVTGTKEGITAIQMDIKIHGLTKPIVEQAISQCRAARLFIMDECMSKAIAEPRKEVSQYAPKIISIEIDPEKIGDVVGQRGKTINEIIARTNVKIDITDDGKVSICGEDKDMMQKAIDMINIITTEFEKGQIFTGTVVSIKEFGAFVEFAPGKEGMVHISKIANERIDHVEDVLTLGDEVKVVCLGKDRMGRISFSMKDVAQK; this is encoded by the coding sequence ATGAAAACATTTTCAACAGAACTTGCCGGACGTACACTTACAGTTGAGATCGGCAAAGTAGGTAAACAGGCTAACGGATGTGCCTTTATGAAGTATGGTGATACTACCGTTCTTTGTACAGCAACAGCTTCCGATAAGCCCAGGGACGGAATTGATTTCTTCCCGCTCAGCGTAGAGTACAGCGAGAAATTCTATTCTATCGGTAAGTTCCCCGGTGGATTTAATAAGAGAGAGGGTAAGCCTTCTGAGAATGCTATTCTCACAAGCCGTGTTATAGACAGACCTATGCGTCCTCTGTTCCCTAAGGATTATCGTAATGACGTTACAATCGAAACTATGGTAATGTCTGTAGATACACAGTGCCGCCCTGAGCTTGTTGCTATGCTCGGTGCTTCCGTATCCGTATCTGTTTCAGATATTCCTTTCGACGGCCCTTGTGCTATGACACAGGTTGGTCTTATCGATGGCGAGTTCGTTATCAACCCTTCACAGGAACAGTGGGATAATGGCGATATGCGTCTTACAGTTGCATCTGTAGGTCAGAAGGTAATCATGATCGAGGCAGGCTGTAACGAGGTTCCTGAAGATAAGATGAAGGAAGCTATCTACCTTGCTCATGATGTGAACCTTAAGCTCATTGAGTTCATCAAGGGCATTGTTGCAGAGGTTGGTAAGCCGAAGCATTCTTATGACAGCTGTGCAGTTCCTCAGGAACTCTTTGATGCCATCAAGGAAGTTGTTCCTCAGGAAGAGATGGAGAATGCTGTATTTACAGATGAGAAACAGAAGAGAGAAGCTAATATTGCTGACATCACTGCACGTCTCGAAGAGAAATTTGCAGATAACGAAGAATGGCTTTCCATTCTCGGTGAAGCTATTTATCAGTATGAGAAGAAGACAGTACGTAAGATGATCCTTAAGGACCACAAGCGTCCTGATGGAAGAGCACTTGATCAGATCCGTCCTCTTTCAGCTGAGATCGATCTTATTCCCCGTGTTCACGGAAGTGCTATGTTCACTCGTGGACAGACTCAGATCTGTGATGTTACAACCCTTGCTCCTCTTTCAGAGATGCAGAAGGTTGAGGGACTTGATCCTTACGTAACAGGTAAGAGATATATTCACCAGTATAACTTCCCTGCATATTCAGTAGGTGAGACCAAGGTTTCAAGAGGTCCCGGACGTCGTGAGATCGGTCACGGCGCACTTGCAGAGAGAGCACTTCTCCCTGTACTTCCTTCAGAGGAAGAGTTCCCTTACGCTATTCGCTGCGTATCAGAGACTTTTGAGAGTAACGGTTCAACTTCAATGGCATCTACCTGCGCATCATGTATGTCACTTATGGCAGCAGGTGTTCCTATTAAGAAGATGGTTGCAGGTATCAGCTGCGGTCTTGTAACAGGCGATACAGATGACGATTTCGTAGTACTTACAGATATCCAGGGTCTTGAGGACTTCTTCGGAGATATGGACTTTAAGGTAACAGGTACTAAGGAAGGTATCACAGCTATCCAGATGGATATCAAGATCCATGGTCTTACAAAGCCCATCGTAGAGCAGGCTATTTCACAGTGCCGCGCAGCTCGTCTCTTCATTATGGATGAGTGCATGAGCAAGGCAATTGCCGAGCCTCGTAAGGAAGTAAGCCAGTACGCACCTAAGATTATCTCTATTGAGATCGATCCTGAGAAGATTGGTGATGTAGTAGGGCAGAGAGGTAAGACAATCAATGAGATCATAGCCCGCACAAATGTTAAGATTGACATTACCGATGACGGAAAAGTAAGCATCTGCGGTGAAGATAAGGATATGATGCAGAAGGCGATCGATATGATCAACATCATCACAACAGAGTTTGAAAAGGGCCAGATCTTTACAGGAACTGTTGTCAGCATCAAGGAATTTGGCGCATTTGTTGAATTCGCTCCCGGAAAAGAGGGTATGGTTCACATCAGCAAGATCGCTAACGAGCGTATCGATCATGTTGAAGATGTACTTACACTTGGCGATGAAGTTAAGGTTGTTTGCCTTGGTAAGGACAGAATGGGCAGAATCAGCTTCTCCATGAAGGATGTAGCTCAGAAATAA
- a CDS encoding DHH family phosphoesterase — MRIDELVNGVNTVGIGGHIRPDGDCIGSTVALYLYLKKNYPDLKVDVFLEKIPESYKIIEAVDEVNTTFKTDVDSYDIFFALDCGKERLGEAEKLFDAAKKTVNIDHHVSNQGTGDENYIVPLASSASELVYNCLIPDKIDAEIAKMLYMGIVTDTGVFKYSNTSPDTMRAAADLISYGFDFGELIDHVFYEKNYIQNQILGRALLESMLIMDGECIVSVVSRQTMDFYAVESSDLDGIVSQLLLTTGTECAIFMYEIGSLEYKVSLRSKGKVNVAKIAELFGGGGHARAAGCTMNGTQHDIINSLSEYVERYLKGVVS; from the coding sequence ATGAGAATAGATGAACTTGTAAACGGTGTAAATACGGTCGGAATCGGCGGACACATACGTCCTGACGGAGACTGCATTGGTTCTACCGTAGCATTATACCTCTATTTGAAAAAAAATTATCCCGATCTTAAGGTAGATGTCTTTCTTGAGAAAATACCTGAGAGCTACAAGATAATTGAGGCTGTAGACGAAGTAAATACAACATTTAAAACAGATGTGGACAGCTACGACATATTCTTTGCGCTTGACTGCGGAAAGGAAAGACTTGGCGAAGCTGAAAAACTTTTCGATGCAGCCAAGAAAACAGTAAACATTGACCACCATGTAAGCAACCAGGGCACAGGCGATGAGAACTATATAGTACCCTTAGCCAGCTCTGCTTCAGAACTTGTATACAACTGCCTTATACCGGATAAGATTGATGCAGAAATCGCAAAGATGCTATACATGGGCATTGTTACAGACACAGGTGTATTCAAATATTCAAACACATCTCCCGATACAATGAGAGCTGCAGCCGACCTTATAAGCTACGGCTTTGACTTCGGAGAACTCATAGACCATGTTTTCTATGAGAAAAACTATATCCAGAACCAGATACTCGGAAGAGCACTGCTTGAAAGCATGCTTATCATGGACGGTGAATGCATAGTAAGCGTAGTATCAAGACAGACCATGGATTTCTACGCTGTTGAATCCAGCGACCTTGACGGAATAGTAAGCCAGCTTCTGTTAACAACAGGGACCGAGTGTGCTATTTTTATGTACGAGATAGGAAGCCTTGAATACAAAGTCAGCCTCAGATCAAAGGGAAAAGTCAATGTTGCAAAAATAGCAGAACTCTTTGGCGGCGGTGGCCACGCAAGAGCAGCAGGCTGCACCATGAACGGAACACAGCATGACATAATTAACAGTCTTTCCGAATATGTTGAAAGATATTTAAAGGGAGTAGTTTCTTGA
- the nusA gene encoding transcription termination factor NusA, whose protein sequence is MSKELMDALDLLEKEKNISRDSLFDAIENSLITACKNNFGRAENIRVEVDRDTCDFRCFADKEVVELEDDVMDPLLEICLDDAHKIDPKAQIGDIVAVSLNSKEFGRIATQNAKNVILQKIREEEKDAIYSEYYDHEHDIVTGVIQRFIGKNISINLGKADAMLNENEQVKTEHYRPTERIKVYILEVRNGNKGPRILVSRTHPDLVKRLFEQEVAEIQDGTVEIKSIAREAGNRTKIAVYSNNPNVDAVGACVGVNGSRVNLIVDELNGEKIDIVNWDENPGNLIQNALSPAKIVAVFADPDEKSAKVVVPDYQLSLAIGKEGQNARLAARLTGYKIDIKSETQAKDAPGFRIEDYMDDEEEYDSEEEYVEEEEYESEDSEYAEEDYEAEADDAEDTEDTAEDAEDTAEDTEE, encoded by the coding sequence ATGAGTAAAGAATTGATGGACGCACTCGATTTACTTGAGAAGGAGAAAAACATCAGCAGAGATTCACTGTTTGATGCAATCGAGAATTCTCTTATTACTGCCTGCAAGAACAATTTTGGCAGAGCTGAGAATATCCGCGTTGAAGTTGACAGAGATACCTGCGACTTCAGATGCTTTGCAGATAAAGAAGTAGTTGAATTAGAGGACGATGTTATGGATCCTCTTTTGGAAATCTGTCTTGATGATGCTCACAAGATCGACCCCAAAGCTCAGATAGGTGATATCGTTGCCGTTTCACTTAATTCCAAGGAATTCGGCCGTATTGCCACACAGAATGCCAAGAACGTTATCCTTCAGAAAATCCGTGAGGAAGAAAAGGATGCGATCTATAGCGAATATTATGATCATGAGCACGATATAGTAACCGGTGTGATCCAGAGATTCATCGGTAAGAACATCAGCATCAACCTCGGAAAAGCTGATGCAATGCTCAACGAGAATGAACAGGTTAAGACAGAGCATTACCGTCCTACAGAGCGAATCAAGGTTTATATCCTTGAAGTCAGAAACGGAAACAAGGGACCCAGAATCCTTGTTTCACGTACACATCCCGATCTTGTTAAGAGACTCTTTGAACAGGAAGTTGCCGAGATCCAGGACGGTACAGTTGAGATAAAGAGCATTGCCCGTGAAGCCGGCAACCGTACAAAGATTGCAGTTTACTCCAACAACCCGAACGTAGACGCTGTAGGCGCATGCGTAGGTGTTAACGGAAGCAGAGTTAACCTTATCGTTGATGAATTAAACGGTGAGAAGATCGATATCGTTAACTGGGATGAGAACCCCGGAAACCTTATTCAGAATGCTCTTTCACCTGCAAAGATAGTTGCAGTATTTGCCGATCCCGATGAGAAGAGTGCTAAGGTCGTAGTTCCCGATTACCAGCTTTCACTTGCAATCGGTAAGGAAGGACAGAACGCAAGACTTGCTGCACGCCTCACAGGCTACAAGATCGACATCAAGAGCGAGACTCAGGCTAAGGACGCTCCCGGATTCCGTATCGAAGACTACATGGATGATGAGGAAGAATACGACAGCGAGGAAGAGTACGTAGAAGAGGAAGAGTACGAATCCGAGGACAGCGAATACGCTGAAGAAGACTACGAAGCAGAAGCAGATGACGCTGAGGATACAGAAGACACTGCAGAAGATGCAGAGGATACTGCTGAAGATACAGAAGAGTAA
- the infB gene encoding translation initiation factor IF-2, protein MSKIKISELASELGVDNKELMAFLQNQGVEAAKRSTSSIEDDDAEKVRKHFGSGKADAKNEKKPEVTSKEDKTKPVITNDDKKGEKKLVKKKPEGEGAVKKKKNIIFVTNPNNSKSGNFQSGNNNNNNNNRGGQNKTQNQNRDNRGGQKQSTFARSQNVYHPIKPLTAPSQLEAYNTEIPKYQEPTQKQKAEQAPKAEPVKKVEEPVSVSAPVTETKPEAPVKENKPAENQNRTNDNRSDNRAENRSDNRNENRGENRGDNRGDNRNANRGDNRRNDGREQGGQLRKGSQNDRQRQGQGNVRQGAGNARPGMGAQGRPGMDRPSGKGKDFSKGKDRGGFDAAPINEGKSEGKRRQGLDKDKRSKKDHIYEENEEMMPRSKRVGRFIKPEVKKVEEPEEQIKVITIPEKLTIKELADKMKLQPSAIIKKLFMAGQIVTVNSELSYEDAENIAIDYDIICEKEVQVDVIEELLKEEEEDESLLTSRPPVVCVMGHVDHGKTSLLDAIRDTSVTDKEAGGITQRIGAYQIKVQDRKITFLDTPGHEAFTAMRMRGANSTDIAVLVVAADDGVMPQTIEAINHAKAAGVEIIVAVNKIDKPSANVDRVKQEMTEYGLIATDWGGSTEFVPVSAKTGEGMDVLLDTILITADILELKANANREARGLVLEAKLDKGRGPVANVLVQKGTLHVGDFISAGACSGKVRAMIDDKGKRLKEAKPSQPVEILGLSDVPGAGEVFLGHQSDKEAKQYANTYLQQQKKDLIEETKAKMSLDELYSKIEEGKLKELDLIIKADVQGSVEALKASLLKLSNDEVVVKVIHGGVGAITESDVSLAAASNAIIIGFDVRPDAVAKSTAEHEGVEIKLYKVIYQAIEDVEYAMKGMLAPVYEEKVIGHAEIRQLFKASKVGNIAGAIVTDGMIQKDCKVRISRDGEQIFEGDLASLKRFKDDVKEVKDGYECGLVFEGFDQINVGDVVEAYIMVEVPREKIDNKK, encoded by the coding sequence ATGTCGAAAATTAAAATATCCGAACTCGCTTCGGAACTTGGTGTTGATAATAAGGAGCTTATGGCATTCCTGCAGAATCAGGGTGTTGAAGCTGCAAAGAGATCAACAAGTTCAATCGAAGACGATGATGCGGAGAAGGTAAGAAAACACTTCGGAAGCGGAAAAGCAGATGCGAAAAACGAGAAGAAGCCGGAGGTTACTTCTAAGGAGGATAAGACGAAGCCCGTGATAACAAATGATGATAAAAAAGGTGAAAAGAAGCTTGTGAAGAAAAAACCTGAGGGTGAAGGAGCAGTTAAAAAGAAAAAGAACATTATCTTTGTAACTAATCCCAACAACTCTAAGAGCGGTAATTTCCAGAGCGGAAATAATAACAACAATAATAACAACCGCGGCGGACAGAATAAAACCCAGAATCAGAACCGCGACAATCGTGGCGGCCAGAAGCAGAGTACGTTTGCCCGTTCACAGAACGTGTATCATCCGATCAAGCCTCTGACAGCGCCTTCACAGCTTGAAGCTTATAATACAGAGATACCCAAGTACCAGGAGCCCACACAGAAACAGAAGGCTGAGCAGGCACCTAAGGCTGAACCTGTTAAGAAGGTTGAGGAACCTGTAAGCGTAAGTGCGCCTGTAACTGAAACTAAGCCTGAAGCTCCGGTTAAGGAAAACAAGCCCGCTGAGAACCAGAATCGTACGAATGATAATCGCAGCGACAACCGTGCTGAAAATCGCAGCGATAATCGTAATGAAAATCGTGGTGAAAACCGTGGCGACAATCGTGGTGACAACCGTAATGCAAACCGCGGCGACAACCGTAGAAACGATGGAAGAGAGCAGGGCGGACAGCTTAGAAAAGGCTCTCAGAATGACAGACAAAGACAAGGCCAGGGTAATGTTCGTCAGGGCGCAGGCAATGCAAGACCCGGAATGGGCGCTCAGGGCAGACCCGGCATGGACCGTCCTTCAGGAAAAGGAAAAGACTTCTCCAAGGGTAAGGACAGAGGCGGATTTGATGCTGCTCCCATAAATGAAGGAAAGAGCGAAGGCAAGAGACGCCAGGGCCTGGATAAGGACAAGAGATCCAAGAAGGACCATATTTATGAAGAAAATGAAGAGATGATGCCCAGAAGCAAGAGGGTTGGTCGCTTCATTAAACCTGAGGTTAAAAAGGTAGAAGAACCTGAAGAGCAGATCAAGGTTATCACAATCCCTGAAAAGCTCACCATCAAAGAACTTGCTGATAAGATGAAGCTTCAGCCTTCAGCAATCATCAAGAAACTTTTCATGGCAGGTCAGATTGTTACTGTTAACTCGGAGCTTTCATATGAAGATGCTGAGAACATTGCTATTGATTATGACATCATCTGTGAGAAAGAAGTACAGGTAGATGTTATTGAAGAGCTTCTTAAAGAGGAAGAGGAGGATGAGAGCCTCCTTACATCAAGACCCCCTGTTGTCTGCGTAATGGGTCACGTTGACCATGGTAAGACTTCACTTCTTGATGCTATCCGTGATACAAGCGTAACCGATAAGGAAGCCGGTGGTATTACACAGCGTATCGGTGCTTACCAGATCAAGGTTCAGGACAGAAAGATCACCTTCCTTGATACACCCGGACACGAAGCCTTCACAGCTATGCGTATGCGTGGTGCTAATTCAACAGATATCGCAGTTCTTGTTGTAGCTGCCGATGACGGTGTAATGCCTCAGACAATCGAAGCTATCAACCATGCAAAGGCTGCAGGTGTTGAAATAATCGTTGCTGTCAACAAGATTGATAAGCCAAGTGCTAACGTTGACAGAGTTAAGCAGGAAATGACAGAATACGGCCTTATCGCTACTGATTGGGGCGGATCAACAGAGTTCGTTCCCGTATCAGCTAAGACAGGCGAGGGTATGGATGTACTTCTTGATACTATCCTTATCACTGCTGACATTCTTGAGCTTAAGGCTAATGCAAACAGAGAAGCAAGAGGTCTCGTTCTTGAGGCTAAGCTTGATAAGGGCCGCGGTCCTGTAGCTAACGTACTTGTTCAGAAGGGTACACTTCATGTAGGTGATTTCATTTCCGCAGGTGCATGCTCAGGTAAAGTTCGTGCCATGATCGATGACAAGGGCAAGAGACTTAAGGAAGCTAAGCCTTCACAGCCTGTTGAGATACTCGGACTTTCAGATGTACCCGGAGCAGGTGAAGTATTTCTTGGCCACCAGAGCGATAAGGAAGCTAAGCAGTATGCAAACACATACCTCCAGCAGCAGAAGAAAGACCTTATCGAAGAGACAAAGGCTAAGATGTCACTTGATGAACTCTACTCCAAGATTGAGGAAGGTAAGCTTAAAGAGCTTGACCTTATCATCAAGGCTGACGTACAGGGTAGCGTAGAAGCACTTAAAGCAAGCCTTCTTAAGCTTTCAAATGACGAAGTTGTTGTTAAGGTTATTCACGGCGGCGTTGGTGCCATCACCGAGTCTGACGTATCACTTGCAGCTGCTTCAAATGCGATCATCATCGGATTTGATGTTCGTCCCGACGCTGTTGCCAAGAGCACAGCTGAGCACGAAGGCGTAGAGATCAAGCTGTATAAGGTTATTTACCAGGCTATTGAAGACGTAGAATATGCCATGAAGGGAATGCTTGCTCCTGTATACGAGGAGAAGGTTATCGGCCATGCCGAAATCCGCCAGCTCTTCAAGGCATCCAAGGTTGGTAACATTGCCGGTGCTATTGTCACCGACGGCATGATCCAGAAGGACTGCAAAGTACGTATCAGCAGAGACGGCGAGCAGATATTCGAAGGCGACCTTGCTTCACTTAAGCGCTTCAAGGACGACGTTAAGGAAGTTAAGGACGGCTACGAGTGTGGTCTTGTATTTGAAGGCTTTGACCAGATCAACGTCGGCGATGTTGTTGAAGCATACATCATGGTCGAAGTTCCCCGCGAAAAAATCGACAACAAGAAATAA